The nucleotide sequence AGGCCGGCTGGTGGCGCTGGCTACGCCCTTCAGCTCGCGCGCCGTCTCCCGCAGCACATCCAGCCCCACTCCGCGGCCGGACACGTCCGTCACTTCGGAGGCCGTGCTGAAGCCCGCGCGGAAGAGCAGCTCCAGCAGGGCCTGCTCGTCGAGCGTCTCGGCCTCTCCCTCCGTGACGAGCCCGTGCTCCACTGCCGCTTGACGCACCCGCGCGAGGTCCACGCCGCGGCCATCGTCCTCGCAGGAGAAGCGCACCCGGGCGCCGCAGCGCTCCACGCGCACGCAGAGGCGGCCCTGCACCGGCTTGCCCAGCGAGAGCCGCTCCTCGGGCTCCTCCAGCCCATGGTCCACCGCGTTGCGCACCACGTGGAGCAGCGCCTGGCGCACCGCCGCCAGCACGTGCCCATCCAGCCTCACGTCCTCGCCCTCGAGCTCGAAGGAGACGCGCTTGCCCAGCGAGGCCGCGGCCTCGTGCGCCGCCAGCTCCAGCGGCTGGGCGAGGGAGGAGGCGGGAACCAGCCGCAGCGCATGGCTGGCATCGCGCAGCCGCGTCAGCTCGTTCTCCGCCTTGCCCAGCCCACCATCCAGCCAGCGCCCCGCCCGGGAGAGCGCGCTGTGGAGCGCATCGGCCACCGCCAGCGTGCGGGAGAGCCACCGGGCGTGCTCGGCGGGCGAGGCGCTCGAAGCCGCGGGGGCGGTGAGCAGCTCCAGCAACCCTTGCGAGGCCCGCCGCGCCTGCCCTACCGCCTCCACCGACTGCCGCAGCCCACCAAGCTGCACCACCGCCTCCGCCACCCCATCCAGCAGCTCGTCCAGCGCCGCCAGCTCCACGCGCACCGTCTCCCTCGCGGGCGCGGAGGGAGCGGCCTCCGGGGTGCTCGGCGCGGGAGACCCCACCGCCTCCAGCACCCCACGCATCTGCCCCACCAGCTTGAGGAACTCCCCCACACTCTCGCGCGGCAGCGGCGCGCCCTGCGCGCGGTAGGGCGCGAGCGCGTCCTCCAGCGCGTGGGCCATCTCCGCCAGCTGGGCCTGCTTCACCACCTGCGCGGCGCCCTTGAGCGTGTGCGCCCAGCGGAACAGCTGCGGCACCACCTGCGGATCCTCGCCACCTTCCTGCAGGGAAACGAAGCCCTGGCTGAGCTGCTCCAGCAGCTCGCGGGCCTCGACCTGGAAGTGGCTGAAGACGCCGGGAGGGTTCATCTCGCGTTCGTGTGCCGGGCATCCACCAGCGTCGCGAGCTGGCGGGAGAGTTGGATGAGGTGCGTGGAGGTCTGCAACGTTTGAGAAGAACTCACCTCCGTCTGCTTGGCGGTGACGGCCACCTGCTGAATGGCGGCGCTCACCTGCTCCACCGCCGAGGTCTGCTGCTGGGTGCTCAGCTCAATCTGCCGCGCCACGTCCAGGTT is from Hyalangium minutum and encodes:
- a CDS encoding response regulator, with the protein product MNPPGVFSHFQVEARELLEQLSQGFVSLQEGGEDPQVVPQLFRWAHTLKGAAQVVKQAQLAEMAHALEDALAPYRAQGAPLPRESVGEFLKLVGQMRGVLEAVGSPAPSTPEAAPSAPARETVRVELAALDELLDGVAEAVVQLGGLRQSVEAVGQARRASQGLLELLTAPAASSASPAEHARWLSRTLAVADALHSALSRAGRWLDGGLGKAENELTRLRDASHALRLVPASSLAQPLELAAHEAAASLGKRVSFELEGEDVRLDGHVLAAVRQALLHVVRNAVDHGLEEPEERLSLGKPVQGRLCVRVERCGARVRFSCEDDGRGVDLARVRQAAVEHGLVTEGEAETLDEQALLELLFRAGFSTASEVTDVSGRGVGLDVLRETARELKGVASATSRPGLGTRFTLEVPVSLISQEVLEAEAGGQRLLLPLDALTASVRLPPESFTWTGAHATFVHEGQAVPFLPLVTVLGRAEEARNRPWSVAVLGQGAEQVAVGLDRMYGIRRVVVKPLPPSVPALPLVAGASFDAQGEPVLVLDAVGLAQRVRQGSALPAAPRTMRRRSILVIDDSVTTRMLEQSILESAGYAVALAASGEEGMEQVLKSPPALIIVDVEMPGMSGLEFTRRLRAHPSLAALPVIMVSSLGTEEARRRGKEVGVSAYIVKGEFDQQGFLDTVARLSGGPEERRTAP